The genomic interval GCGTCGCGCACCTCGGGCTCGCCGAGCACGTCGAGCTCGTGTTCCTCGACGGCCTTGCCGTAGGCCTCGGAGATGATCTGCTGCTTCACGTCGCCGCGGATGCTGCTGGCGAACTTGCGCTCGAGCAGCTTGCGGGGCGCGCGGCCTTTGCGGAAGCCGGGCAGCACCGCGTCCTCCGCGAGCGTGCCGTAGGTCTCCTCGATCTTCCGCTTCACCTCGTCCTGCGACACCGTGAAGACCATCGTCTTACGGGCCGGGCCGGAGTCCTCCAGCTTGAGGTCGGCGCGGACGGTGTCGTCGGTTTCGGTTTCGGGGGCGTCGGCAACGGCGGATTCGGACATAGCGGTTCTTCGGGTCCTTGGGTGGAGGAGCGCCGTCGGCGGCGCAGCCCCTCATGATCGGCGCCCCGGCCGGAAACGTCAAGCCGACGCCGCCGGGAGACTCCCGGCGGCCGCCTGCAGCGTCATCAGCCGCTCACGCAGCAGCGCCCGGTCGATCGCCAGCGGCAGGGCGCCGTCGGTCGCGTCGGCGAGGGCCTCGGCCTCGGCGAGGACGCGTTCGCGGCGGCCGGCGCCGCGGACCGAGAGGGCGAGGTCGCCGAACGCGTTCATCAGGTGCAGCGCCGCGTTGCGGTCCGCGGCCACGTAGGGCCGCAGCTGATCGCAGGCGAGCCCGAGCGCCTCCTCGAAGGAGATGGACACCGCGAGCACCCGCAGCACCCCGTCCTCGTCGAGGCGGCGTGGCTCCAGCGGCTCGCGCTCGCCCAGCGCCGCGAGGCCGCTGCGGAGCCAGTCGATGGCGGTCACCGCGGTGAAGGGATCGTTGATGCCCGGGGAGACCGCCCGCGCCGCGATCTCGACCAGCTCGTCCACGAGGAAGCGCAGGTCCTGGTGGTGCGTCTTCTCGCTGCCCAGCGACAGCAGGCCCTGGAGCCGCCCCGTGAGAGGGTCGGGCTCCGCCTCGCCGCCGAAGACGCCGCGGATCCGCGCCACCGGCCTAGCTTCCGCGTCGGCGGATTCGGGCGCCGGCCCGCCGCCGGGGCCGAAGCGTTCCGGCGGCCAAGCCTTCAGCACCGGCTGCCCCTCCGCGACGAAGTCTCCGGGCCGCCGCAGCAGCTCCACGACCAGGCCGTGCTCGCGGCAGAGCTTCATCAGCCGCTCGTCGTCGATCGCGCGGATGTAGCCGCTGCGGGGTGAGCCCACGAGCCGGCCCTGCTCGCCGAAGGCCGCGGGGAGCCGGTCGCGTTCGCCGGCCTCCGGCGCCGGCTCTTCGGGCCGGCCCTCGCCGATGCGGCCGGGGAAGCGTTCCTCCACCCCCTCGAGCAGGTCCCGCCCGATCCCGGCGGTGATGTTCTGCGCGTTGATGCTCTCGGGCACGTGGTGGATGAAGTAGATCAGCACCGCCGTCGAGGCGATCGCGAGCCCCAGCGCCACCAGCACCGAGACCTGCGGCACGAACGAGCTCACCGCGAAATCGGCGTTGTCGTCGGAGCCGCCGCGGACCGTCCGCAGGATCATCAGCGCGTAGAGGAAGGTCGCGATGAAGGTGCCCAGGGTGTACTGATTGCCCCGGTCGCGCATGAAGTTGGTCATCAGCCGCGGGCCCAGCTGGCCGGCGGCGTAGGAGACCGACGCGATCGTCATCGAGAAGGTGACGCCCGCGACCGTGATCATGGAGCCCGCGATCGTGGACAGCACCGCCCGTGCCCCGTCCGGCCGGTTCGTGTACGCCCAGAGGTGATCGGCGAAGACCTCCGAGCCGACCTCCGCGTCGATCCACAGCGTCAGGAGCGAGGCGGCCACGGCCGCGACGGCCATCCAGGCCGGCACGAACCAGTAGGTGGAGCGGAGGCTGCGGACGGAGTCGAAGAGGGCGGCGTGGATGCGGGCGGTTCCTAGAGGGGCCTCGGACGCTACGCGGACGCGCCCGCCGCCGCCGCCGCCGCCGCCGCCGCTCGTGGCCGCCGGCGATGCGTCGCCGGCGGGGGGCGGCATCACGTGCTGCCGCGGACCGTCCCGTCCGGTCACGCTCCGGGCCGCCGGTCCGCGGCCTCGGCGGCCGGCGGCGCGGGTGCCCCCCGCCGGGCTTCCGCCGGCCGCAACGGGCGGGAGCGGCGGCGTGCGCCGTGCAGCGCGGCGGTCGTGCGGAGCGCCGCCGGCCCTCCCCAGGGGTCGCGGAAGGCGAGGTAGCCGGCCTCCGGAGGACCGCCGCCCTCGGGGTTGCCCCCGCTCGCGGATCCCGGCTCGCTCTCTCTCCTGAGCACGTGGAACCCGGAAGCGTGCAGCGGCGCCAGCCAGGCCGCCGAGAAGCGGTCGAGGACCGGGTCGACGTCTTCGTCCCGCGCCAGGGCGAGCACGTCCTCCAGCAGCCGGACGGGCTCGGCGTCCGGCGTCAGCACCGGGTCGCCGACGAGGACGATCGCGTCGCCTCGGCGCTGGTACCGCAGCAGGCCGGCGGCGTCCGCGGCGGCCGCGGCGTCCCCGCTGAAGCGGTCCGCGGCCGCGCGCTCGGCCGGTCGCCAGAACCAGACCGCCAGCGAGGGGTCTTCGCGCGCCGCAGCCGCAGCCGCAGCCGAGCCGCCGTCCGCGGCGCGATCCCGGCAGAAGCCGGCGGCGGCGGCCAAGGCCTCGCCGTCGGGCTCCACCCGGGGGTCCACCGGGCGCAGCGCCTCGCGTGCGATCAGCACGAGGCCGGCGAGCACGGCCGCCGCGAAGGCCCGCGTGAACCGGGCCCCCTCCGCCCCCGCGGTGAAGCCCGTGAACGCGGAACCGCCGCCGTCGGGGAACCGGTGGGCGAGGAAGCCGACGCCGCCGAGCGTGCCGACGCCCAGCAGGACCGCCGCGAGCGTGAGGTGCCAGCCGATCGGCACCCGGCCCCGGCGGTGGAACGCCCGGCGGGCGGGGAGCAGGAGCACCAGCAACGCCGAAGCGGCGAGGGCTTCCTCGACGTCCAGGCCCTTGCCGACGTGCGCCACCGCCGAGCCGACGAGGCCCAGGCACGCCCAGCCCCAAGCGGCGCGGTACCCGCGGATCAGCCCACGCACCAGCGCGAGCATCAGCAGGGCCAGGACGCCGGCCGCGGCGTGGCTGACCTCCAGGACCGGCAGGGGCAGCGCCCGGCCGAGGGTGCCGATGCGGCCCGCCGCGGCGGGGGTCGCGACGCTGAGCAGCAGGAGGGCGGCGAGCACCCCGAGCCCGCCGGCGAGAACCCGCCGCTGCCAGCGCAGTGCCCGCTCCCCGGAGCGGCCCAGGAGGGCGTAGAAGATCGTCAGCGCCACCGCCCAGGGCAGCAGGTAGAAGACCGCGCGGAACACGACGACGGCCGCGGCGGCCCGCTCCTCGCCCGCGCCGCCCGCCGCGAGCATCTTCAGCCACACGGCGTCGGCGCTGCCCAGCCCCCCGGGCACGAGGCTGACGAAGCCCACCGCGTGCCCGCAGAGCGTGATCCGAGCCGCCCGCGCGACGCCGAGATCCAGGCCGACCGCCCGCGCCGCGAGCACGAAAGCGAAGATCGTGAGGCCCCAGTCCAGGAAGGAGACGACCGCGAGCCGGGGCATCCTCGAAGGAGACAGCGAGCCGGTCGCGGCCCAGGCGTGCCCGCGGCCGAGCCGCCGCACCAGCGAGCCGCCGGCCGCCGTGAACGCGAGCGAGAGCGCAAGAGCGAGCGGGACCACCAGCCACGGGCTCGTCGCCGGCTCGGCGGGCCGGGCGACCCAGGCGGCGGCCACCCACGCCACCATCCCCGCGAAGATGCCGGTGTAGTGCGCGACGAAGCCGCCGGAGAGCTGCGTCGGGCTCATGCCCGCCCGCCGGTAGAGGTACACGCGGATCGCGGGACCGATCGGCCCGAGCGTGATCAGGTTCGACCACCCGAAGATCGCCGCACCGAAGAGCCAGCGTCGCCTCCACCGCAGCGTCGGCGTCGGCGGGAAGACCACCACGTCGTAGAGCCCCATCGCCGCGACCGCCGCGAGCGCCGCGAGCGCGGCCGCGAGCAGCAGCGGCCGATCCGCGGCCGCGACGCTCGCGTGCAGGCCGGCGTAGTCGATCCCCCGAAGCGTGCCCCAAACCACCGCCAGCACCGTCACCGGGACCGCCACCGCGAGCACCGCCCGGAGCACCGGCCACGCCCGCAGCGCCGCCTCCCGCCAGGCGGGCGGCCGCGCCGCCTCCGCGGTGCCGGTGTCGGGGTCTCGCGGGGGCAACCGACCCGTTCTACCGACCCGCGGCTCGCTCGAGGCGCCGCGGGTCCGCCCCGGCCGCATCCCCCGGCGGGCACGGCGCGGGGCTCCGTCGCCCCGGGTGGCCGCGAGCCGGGCTCGCGCATAGGTTCCGGCGCCCGGCGGGAGCCCGCCGGCTTCACCCCCCCCAACCGGAACATCAGACCATGAAGATCTCCACCCTCGCGCTCACCGCCGCCCTCGCCGTTCCCGCCCTGGGCGTCATGCCCGCCTGCAACATGCTCGGCGGCAAGGCCGCCCCCACCGCCGCCCCGACCATCACCAGCGCCGAGACGCTGGAGGGCCAGCTCGACCGCACCGACGCCGCGGTCGTCTCCTCCCTCGCCGCCCTGGACCGCCTCCGCGGCGAGGAGATCGACAAGAGCGCCGCCTTCGAGCAGTACACGACGCAGGTCGCGGAGATGAAGGCCGATCAGGCGGCCTTCAACAGCAGCGCGGCCGAGCTCAAGGACGAGGGCATGGCCTACCAGCAGACCTGGATGGAGGACGCGAACCAGATCCAGGACAGCGATCTGCGTCGCACCGCGATGGAGCGGCAGATGGAGATGGAGGATTCGCTCTCCACCATCGACTCGCAGTACCAGCAGACGCGGCAGAAGCTCAACGCCTACGTGACCGAGCTCACCGGCATCCAGACCTACCTCAAGAACGACATGACGCCCGAGGGCATCGAGGCGATCTCCTCGCAGTTTGACGACGCCCAGACCAAGGGCGACGACGTGCGTGGCTCGCTGGACAAGATGCAGGAGGAGCTCCTGAAGATCACCAACATGCTCGACGACGAAGCCAAGAAGGCGAACATGCTCCGCTGAGCCCTTCGCGCCGCGATTGCAGCAAGCCGAGGCCGCCGGCCCGCTCTCGCGGGTCCGCGGCCTCTGGCTTGCGCCCTCCGGATCACTTCCCGACGCAGAAGGTCGCGAACACCGACGCGATGAGGTCGTCGGGCTCGAGGTCGCCGGTGAGGCCGCCGAGCCGGTGGATCGCGGCCGTCATCGCGTCCGCGACCAGCTCCGCGTGCGCGAGAGCGGGTCCGTGCGCCTCGAGCAACCGGCGGGCCCCGGCGAGGCGCCCGGCCGCCGCCGCCAGGTCGGCCCGGTGCCGATCGCGCAGAGCGGGCGCCGCGGCGCGGGTGCGGCGGCCGTCGAGCGACGCCGCGATCGCCTCCCGCACGCCTCCGAGCCCCGCACCGGTGCGGGCCGACGCCGCGAGCCGGCCCGCGGGGGCGGGCGCCGCGTCCGCTTTCGCGTGGATGCGCAGGTGCGGCGGCGATCGCGGCGGCGGTTCGTCGCCGAACCAGAGCAGGAGATCCGCGTCGGCGGCGGGCGTGCCCCCGCCGCCGGGCGTGTCCACCAGCAGCACCCGCCCGCCGCCGGGCAGCGGCAGCTCCTCCTCGAGGGTGTCGCGGGTGGTGTGCGGGGCGGCGTCTACCACGGCCCGCTCGCGGCCGAGCAGGGCGTTGAACAGCGAGGACTTCCCCGCCGAGGGCGGGCCCGCGAGCACCACGCGCGGGAGCTCGGCCGGCGCTGCCGCGGGTGCGGCGGCCAGGCTCGCGAGCGCAGCGGCGACGGCCGCGAGGCCGGCGTCCAGGTCGGCGGGCGCGATCGGGACGACGTCCTCCTGGTCGGTGAAGTCGATGCCGGCCTCCACCAGGCCCAGCAGCCCCGTCAGGCGGTCCCGCTGAGCCGAGACCTCGGCGGCGAGGCCGCCGCTCCGCAGCCGGTCGGCCGCGGCCAGCTCGTCGTCGTTCTGCGCCGCGATCGCCGCCGCGACGCCCTCCGCCTGCAGCAGCGACAGGCGGCCTGCTTCGTACGCCCGGTGGGAGAACTCGCCCGGAGCCGCCTCGCGGGCCCCCGCGGCCACCGCCGCCCGCACGATCCGCCGCAGCAGAGACGGGTTCCCCGCCGCCTCGATCTCCAGCGTGTCCTCCCCCGTGAAGCTCCCCGGCCCCGGCAGCCAGAGCGCGAGGATCGGCAGCGCGGGCAGCGGCGGCAGCAAGCCCGCGGGGAAGCATCCGCGGACCGCGGGCCTCTGCGGCTCGGATCGCCCGCGGTCCGCGGATCCGAGGACCGCCGCCCCGATCGCCCACGCGTTTGTGCCCGAGAGCCGGACGAGGCCCAGAAGCGACGCCCCGGGGGCCGAGCTGATGGCGACGATGGTGTCTCTCATCGGGAGGCCGACGCGGCACGCCGTGCCCGGGTGCGCCGCACCGGGGGCCGGTGGCACGCCGCGACGGAGCGCCGGCCCGGTCGGCGTGCGCCGCCGGGCCGGCTCACTTCTTCTTGCGGTCCTTGAAGTTCTGCACCTTCTTCTTCCCGGGTCCGGAGGACGCGCCGCCGCCGCCCGCAGCGCCGAAGACCGAGCCGCCTTCCTCCATCCGCTTGGCGGCCAGCTCCTGGGCCATCTTCATCCGCTCCTGCAGCTTCCACTTGAGGCTCCCGGGCTTCGCCTCCTTCTTGTCGAAGAGCGTGCCGGCCTCCTCCTGCGCGGTCACGTGGCGGCGGACGATGTACGAGTCCACGATCCCCGCGAGGGTGGAGCAGCAGATGTACAGCGTCAGGCCCGAGGGCGCGGAGTAGAGGAACACCGGGAAGATGAACGGCATGATCCGCATGATCTTCTGCTGCTGGGCTTGCTCGGGGGTGGCCGGCGGCGGCGTGGTGAACTTCATGTTGATGGCGAAGATGAAGGCCATCAGAATCGGGAGAATGTTCAGGTAGTCGAAGAGCTTCACGTCCACGAAGGGCAGCGGGATGCCGAAGCCGCTGCCGGGGATGTCGATGAAGTGGTCGGCCACCGAGAGGTCGGCCAGGAACTTCCAGTTGCCGCCCGAGATCGACTGGAAGACGCCGTAGAAGGCGGGCTCGTGCCGCAGCTCGATCGCGTAGTAGAGCATTGCGTAGAGCGCGATCCAGATCGGCGTCTGCAGCAGCATCGGCAGGCACCCGAGGAAGCCGGCGGGATTGACGCCCTTCTCTCTGTAGAGCTTCATGATCTCCGCGTTCATCTTCGCGGAATCGTCCTTGTGCTTCTCCTTCAGCTTCGCCATCTCCGGCTGCATCGCCGCCATCTGGCGGCCCATCTTCATCATGTTGATCTGGGCGCGCTTGGTCACCGGGTGCAGGATCAGGCGCACGGTGAGCACCAGCAGGATGATCGACACCCCCCAGTCGCGGACGACCGCGTTGAGGATGCGGAGGTAGTCCAGCAGGCCGTGGGCGAGGAACTGGAAGGTGCAGAGCGTGCAGCCGAGCTCGTAGCGGATGAGCTTCTCGAGGTGCAGCGCCGCGTGGACGGGCTCCTCGAGGAGCTCCTCCTTCCGCGGACCCGCGAAGATCGACAGCGGGAAGGCCGCGTCGGCCCCCGGCGCGACGACCACGTCGGCGGTGCCCAGCGTCAACGCGAGGCCGGCGACGGCGGGGTCGGGGCGGGCGCTGCGTGTGGGATCCTTGAGCTCCAGCGAGACCCGCGGGAAGGTGTCCTCGAGCGCGGGCACGTCGGCGGTCCGCGGTTCGCCGTTGCCGCCGGAGCCCGCGGCGGGCACCGGGGCGTGCGTGACGACCGTGAAGTAGCGGTTCTCGGCCGCCACCCAGGCGAGGGTGGAGCCGGCTTGCGTGTCGGGATTGGGCCAGATCGCGTCGGGCCGCGGCTGGTCCGGCGGCTCGACGCTGTTCACCAGCGACGCGTGCATCCACTGGCCCTCGTCGACGTAGATGCCGGTCTTGGCGGGCTTCTCCGGCCGGAAGTAGCCGGTCACGAACATCCGGCGATCGCCGACGTAAGCGCCTTCGTCCGGCAGCAGGTCGCCCTGCCCGTACTGGTCGAGCCGGATCCGCAGGGGGCGGCCGCTGGTGTTCCGGAAGCGCTGGTCCAGCTGCAGGTCGTAGGAGCCCGCCGGCAGCGTCCACGTCCGGACGAGCTCGCCCACCTCGGCCCCGCCGGCGTCCACGAAGCCGATGCGGTACGTGACGGCGGAGGCGGCGGCCGAGCGCGTGACCTCCGCGGCGAAGGGCTGGTTGTCCAGCCGCAGCGGCGTGCCGTTGATCGTGATCCGGCGCGCCGCCCAGGGGTAGAAGAGGGCGGCGCCGTCGGCCGTCCCGGTCTGCGTGTCGGCGTCGAGCAGCACGTAGGGCTCGCTGCCGGTGATCCGCTCGCGGTACGCGGCGAGCTCGATGCGGCGGACGCCGGCGCCATACGACACGAGCATCACCGAGATCCGGTCGTCGGCTCCGAGCCCGCCGAGCCTCGCGTCGGGCGCGGGGCCGGGCGTCTCCACCGCGAGCCCGGCGATCGGGGGGAACGCGGCGTCGGCGTCGGCGGCCGCGGGAGCGGCCGGGCTCGGCGTGGGCGCGGCCGCTTCCGCGTCGGCCGACGCGGTGCCGCCGGGGGCTTCGGCGGCGGCGGTCGCGGCCGGCGGGGCGGGTGCGGGGTCCGCGGCCGGCGCAGCGTCCGCGGCGGGCGGCGTCGCGCTGCCGGCTGCGCCCGGCGTCGGGGCGTTGGTGAAGTAGACGCCGAGGGCAACGGCGACGCCGAGGGCGACGGCGATCAGCGGGATGAGGATGCGCATGATTTCGAGGGACAACCCGGCCGAGGCGGCGGGCGCCGCGCGGCCGTGCCGGTGCCGGAGGATCCGGGGCGGCGACTATAAAAGCGCCCGCTCCGCACGCTCCCGCGGGGGTTCATCCGTCTCCTCCCGCTCACCAGGTCGGCCGCGGCGATCGCCATGCACGAGATCACCGTCACCACCGCCTTCAGCGCCGCCCACGCCCTCCGGCTGCCCGACGGCTCGCTCGAGCCCGTGCACGGCCACGACTGGAAGCTGACGCTGCGCGTGGCTTCGGAGGGCCTCGACGCCATGGGGGCCGTCATGGACTTCCACGAGCTGCAGCGCCTCGTCGACGCCGCGGTCGCGCGTTGGCGGAACGCCGACCTCAACACGCTCCCGCCCTTCGCGGCCGGCGTCGCGGCCGGCGACGACGGCTGCGGCATCGGCTCGCTGGACCCGCCCCCCGGCCGCGCTTGGAACCCGACCGCCGAGCGCGTCGCGCAGGAAGTCGCCGTCCGCGTCGCCCCGGGCCTCCCCGCCGGGGTGAGGATGAGGTCGGTCAGCGTGACCGAAGCCGTCGGCTGCACCGCTCGCTTCACGCCCGCCTACGCCTCCGACGCAGCTCCGTAGGGCAGGTCGGCAACCCGCCATGCCGGCCGAAGGCCGGCAGCTCCGTACGGCAGGTCGGCGACCTGCCATGCCGGCCGAAGGCCGGCACTTCTGTAGGGCAGGTCGGCGACCTGCCATGCCGGCCGAAGGTCGGCAGCGTCGAGTCTGGACCCGTCGCGTCCAACGGCAGGTCGCCGACCTGCCGTACCGGGGCGCTGCACACGCCCCTGGTTTCCGGGAGGCGCGCCCGGTTGCCCGATCCGCCGCTGCGGTTCCAACGACGCGCCACGCAGCGTCCACCAAAGACCGATCTCCGGGAAATTCTGCACATCCCGGACCCGCCGAGAGCCTCCGCCAGCCCCTCCCACGCCCGGGATCCGTCCGGTCGTGTGGAAAAGGTCGGCGTCTGCGCACCGGCGCGCACGGCCGGGTATTCCCTGGTATGGTGCAGGCCCCCCGGAAGCGTCGCGGATCCTCTCGTAGGGTCCGCGGCGTTTTTTTTTGGTCACCTCTCCTTCACGAGCTCTTTCATGAACCACGACAAGGCGTCGCTCGGGCTGGCGCTCCTGCTCGCGGCGGCGCCCGCCGCGGCCGACCTGGTGGTGACCGAGGTCGACGGCCCGCCCACGGGCCCGCTCGTCCGGATCCAGCAGCTGGAGCGGGAAGAGACCGGCCCCACGAGCTTCCGCTACTACGCCCCGCGGCCGGCGTCTCCCACGAAGCGGGATCCGCTCGTCCACGACCCCCGCCCGCAGCGGGCTTTCGAGGAGGTGATGGCCGAGAACGAAGCCGCGTACTTCTACCGCGACCGCGACCTGGGCCAGACGTTCACCGTGGGGGACGAAGGCTTCCGCCTCGGGGCCATCACCGTCCGGCTGCAGCCGGTGGACGTCCGGGGCGGCGGCGATCCCGCGGGGGCCAAGGTCTCTCTGCAGCTGATGAAGGTCGCGGGCACGCCCCGCGTCCACGACAGCGGCACGCCGGCCGCGACGGACCGGCCCGCCTGGGCCACCTATGCCTTCCGCTGGCCATCCGACCCGGGCGATCGGAACGCGCCGGACCGCGCCGCCCTGATGGGCTACAGCGACGACGCGATCCTCGGGGAGCGCTTCGAGCACCTCCACCTCGCGTCCGGCGGCGTGGTGCCCGACGAGCTGGAGACCGACGACTACATGCGGTGGGACCTGACCGGCGAGAGCGAGATCTTCCTCGAAGCCGGAACCACCTACGCCTTCGTCCTCCTGTTCGACGAGCCGGCGCCCCAGGGAGTCGCCCGCAACATCCCGCTCTCGAACATGAACGTGCTGCCCGGCGGCAAGCTGGACGACGTCCTCCCGGGCGGTCACATGATCCGCCGCGAAGGGAGCGACACGACCCGCGAGAACGTCTTCGTCCGGGACCTCGACCCCGAGGAACCGGGCCTCCAGGCGGATCCCGCCGACGTCGCCGCGGCGCGGGCGTCCGCCGAGTTCCCGCCCGCGATGAGCGAGCGCCTCGCCATCCAGCCCGGCACGCTCGGCTACCCCGACGTGGACACCTACCGCGACCTGTGGTTCGTGATGGAAGCGGCCGAGCCGGCGGCGTCAGCCCGACCCGCGGCCTCCGATGGCCGCGCTTCGCACTGACGCCACCGCCGCGATCCGCGGCTGGAGGCACGCGAGCATCCGGGCGTAAGCGCGCGGGAGCAGGTGGACCCCGTCGTCCTGGAACAGAGACCCGTCGAGCCGCCCGCCGGCGTGGAAGAGCGGGTTGAGGTCGACGAAGCCGCAGCGGTCCGCGGGGCGGAGCCGCCGCGCCACCGCCTCGTTGACCGCGTCGAGGTCGCCGAAGCGAGCGGACTGGTGGGCGCTGCGGATGACCGACCCGTAGAGGAGCCGCGTGTGCGGGCACGCGGCCAGCGCGTCGTCGAAGAGCCGATCGAGGTTGCTCAGCAGCCGCCCGACGCTGCGGCCGTTCGCCAGGTCGTTGCTGCCGACGTAGAGGCAGAGCACCGCGGGGCGGACCGCCCCGACGAGCGGGCCCAGCGTCGGCAGCCAGTCCGGCGTTTGCGTGCCGCAGACCGCTTGGTTGTCCACGCGTCGGTCCGGGCAGAGCCGGTCGCTGCGGGCGGCGGGATCCGTCGTCGCCCACTCGGCGAAGATCGAGCTGCCGGCGAGCAGCACGGGGGCCGGCACCGGCGGCGCCGGCATCACCCGGCGGGACCGGCGGGGGCCGCGGCGACGGCGGCGGCCTCGATCCGCGGCGACGCGTTCGCGTCGAAGGCGCGGTCGGCCGAGTCGAAGGCCCACGCGGCGAGGAAGGTCCCGCCGACGACCAGGCCCACGGCGGCGGCGATGGCGACGCCGCCGCGGAAGGGGGCGTACAGCAGCGGGCCGGCGTCTTCCGCGGCCCGATTGCCGGGGCGGCGGCCACCGAGCGCGGTGACGGCGATCCTCAGGTAATACACCGCGGAGATCGCCGAGTTGATGACCAGGGCGACCACCAGCGGCCAGAGGCCCATTTCCATCACCGGCAGCGCGAGCACCACCTTGCCGACGAAGCCGATCAGCGGGGGAACGCCCATCAGCGAGAGCATCGACAGCAGCAGCGCGAGCCCGAGCACCGGGTGCCGGTGACGCAGGCCCGCCAGGTCGGTGTAGCCAGGCGAGGACTCCGCCTCCTCGGCGTCGGGGCCCTCGGAGGCGACCGAGGGGGTACGCAGCAGCCCGATGATCGCCATCGCCGTCACCGTCG from Phycisphaera mikurensis NBRC 102666 carries:
- a CDS encoding SGNH/GDSL hydrolase family protein, whose product is MPAPPVPAPVLLAGSSIFAEWATTDPAARSDRLCPDRRVDNQAVCGTQTPDWLPTLGPLVGAVRPAVLCLYVGSNDLANGRSVGRLLSNLDRLFDDALAACPHTRLLYGSVIRSAHQSARFGDLDAVNEAVARRLRPADRCGFVDLNPLFHAGGRLDGSLFQDDGVHLLPRAYARMLACLQPRIAAVASVRSAAIGGRGSG
- a CDS encoding lysylphosphatidylglycerol synthase domain-containing protein, with the protein product MPPRDPDTGTAEAARPPAWREAALRAWPVLRAVLAVAVPVTVLAVVWGTLRGIDYAGLHASVAAADRPLLLAAALAALAAVAAMGLYDVVVFPPTPTLRWRRRWLFGAAIFGWSNLITLGPIGPAIRVYLYRRAGMSPTQLSGGFVAHYTGIFAGMVAWVAAAWVARPAEPATSPWLVVPLALALSLAFTAAGGSLVRRLGRGHAWAATGSLSPSRMPRLAVVSFLDWGLTIFAFVLAARAVGLDLGVARAARITLCGHAVGFVSLVPGGLGSADAVWLKMLAAGGAGEERAAAAVVVFRAVFYLLPWAVALTIFYALLGRSGERALRWQRRVLAGGLGVLAALLLLSVATPAAAGRIGTLGRALPLPVLEVSHAAAGVLALLMLALVRGLIRGYRAAWGWACLGLVGSAVAHVGKGLDVEEALAASALLVLLLPARRAFHRRGRVPIGWHLTLAAVLLGVGTLGGVGFLAHRFPDGGGSAFTGFTAGAEGARFTRAFAAAVLAGLVLIAREALRPVDPRVEPDGEALAAAAGFCRDRAADGGSAAAAAAAREDPSLAVWFWRPAERAAADRFSGDAAAAADAAGLLRYQRRGDAIVLVGDPVLTPDAEPVRLLEDVLALARDEDVDPVLDRFSAAWLAPLHASGFHVLRRESEPGSASGGNPEGGGPPEAGYLAFRDPWGGPAALRTTAALHGARRRSRPLRPAEARRGAPAPPAAEAADRRPGA
- a CDS encoding 6-pyruvoyl trahydropterin synthase family protein, giving the protein MHEITVTTAFSAAHALRLPDGSLEPVHGHDWKLTLRVASEGLDAMGAVMDFHELQRLVDAAVARWRNADLNTLPPFAAGVAAGDDGCGIGSLDPPPGRAWNPTAERVAQEVAVRVAPGLPAGVRMRSVSVTEAVGCTARFTPAYASDAAP
- a CDS encoding DUF2254 domain-containing protein: MPPPAGDASPAATSGGGGGGGGGRVRVASEAPLGTARIHAALFDSVRSLRSTYWFVPAWMAVAAVAASLLTLWIDAEVGSEVFADHLWAYTNRPDGARAVLSTIAGSMITVAGVTFSMTIASVSYAAGQLGPRLMTNFMRDRGNQYTLGTFIATFLYALMILRTVRGGSDDNADFAVSSFVPQVSVLVALGLAIASTAVLIYFIHHVPESINAQNITAGIGRDLLEGVEERFPGRIGEGRPEEPAPEAGERDRLPAAFGEQGRLVGSPRSGYIRAIDDERLMKLCREHGLVVELLRRPGDFVAEGQPVLKAWPPERFGPGGGPAPESADAEARPVARIRGVFGGEAEPDPLTGRLQGLLSLGSEKTHHQDLRFLVDELVEIAARAVSPGINDPFTAVTAIDWLRSGLAALGEREPLEPRRLDEDGVLRVLAVSISFEEALGLACDQLRPYVAADRNAALHLMNAFGDLALSVRGAGRRERVLAEAEALADATDGALPLAIDRALLRERLMTLQAAAGSLPAASA
- a CDS encoding tRNA uridine-5-carboxymethylaminomethyl(34) synthesis GTPase MnmE, with product MRDTIVAISSAPGASLLGLVRLSGTNAWAIGAAVLGSADRGRSEPQRPAVRGCFPAGLLPPLPALPILALWLPGPGSFTGEDTLEIEAAGNPSLLRRIVRAAVAAGAREAAPGEFSHRAYEAGRLSLLQAEGVAAAIAAQNDDELAAADRLRSGGLAAEVSAQRDRLTGLLGLVEAGIDFTDQEDVVPIAPADLDAGLAAVAAALASLAAAPAAAPAELPRVVLAGPPSAGKSSLFNALLGRERAVVDAAPHTTRDTLEEELPLPGGGRVLLVDTPGGGGTPAADADLLLWFGDEPPPRSPPHLRIHAKADAAPAPAGRLAASARTGAGLGGVREAIAASLDGRRTRAAAPALRDRHRADLAAAAGRLAGARRLLEAHGPALAHAELVADAMTAAIHRLGGLTGDLEPDDLIASVFATFCVGK
- the yidC gene encoding membrane protein insertase YidC, which encodes MRILIPLIAVALGVAVALGVYFTNAPTPGAAGSATPPAADAAPAADPAPAPPAATAAAEAPGGTASADAEAAAPTPSPAAPAAADADAAFPPIAGLAVETPGPAPDARLGGLGADDRISVMLVSYGAGVRRIELAAYRERITGSEPYVLLDADTQTGTADGAALFYPWAARRITINGTPLRLDNQPFAAEVTRSAAASAVTYRIGFVDAGGAEVGELVRTWTLPAGSYDLQLDQRFRNTSGRPLRIRLDQYGQGDLLPDEGAYVGDRRMFVTGYFRPEKPAKTGIYVDEGQWMHASLVNSVEPPDQPRPDAIWPNPDTQAGSTLAWVAAENRYFTVVTHAPVPAAGSGGNGEPRTADVPALEDTFPRVSLELKDPTRSARPDPAVAGLALTLGTADVVVAPGADAAFPLSIFAGPRKEELLEEPVHAALHLEKLIRYELGCTLCTFQFLAHGLLDYLRILNAVVRDWGVSIILLVLTVRLILHPVTKRAQINMMKMGRQMAAMQPEMAKLKEKHKDDSAKMNAEIMKLYREKGVNPAGFLGCLPMLLQTPIWIALYAMLYYAIELRHEPAFYGVFQSISGGNWKFLADLSVADHFIDIPGSGFGIPLPFVDVKLFDYLNILPILMAFIFAINMKFTTPPPATPEQAQQQKIMRIMPFIFPVFLYSAPSGLTLYICCSTLAGIVDSYIVRRHVTAQEEAGTLFDKKEAKPGSLKWKLQERMKMAQELAAKRMEEGGSVFGAAGGGGASSGPGKKKVQNFKDRKKK